From one Mycobacteriales bacterium genomic stretch:
- the rpmE gene encoding 50S ribosomal protein L31 — MKADIHPAYELTTVTCTCGSTFTTRSTAKGGSISADVCAQCHPFYTGKQKILDTGGRVARFEQRFGKRTSK, encoded by the coding sequence ATGAAGGCCGACATCCACCCGGCGTACGAGCTCACCACGGTGACCTGCACCTGCGGCAGCACCTTCACGACCCGCAGCACCGCCAAGGGCGGCAGCATCAGCGCGGACGTGTGCGCCCAGTGCCACCCGTTCTACACCGGCAAGCAGAAGATCCTCGACACCGGCGGCCGCGTGGCCCGCTTCGAGCAGCGCTTCGGCAAGCGCACCTCCAAGTAG
- the argS gene encoding arginine--tRNA ligase, giving the protein MTPTQLSEAVRAAVADAVSAGEIAVEVPATVTVDRPRVAELGDYATNVALQLAKAAGRPPREVAELLAARLRDTPGLAAVEVAGPGFLNVRLAEAALGGVAATIAAAGAAYGRGDAMAGETVNLEFVSANPTGPIHIGGVRWAAVGDSLARLMEATGAKVTREYYFNDHGGQIDRFAASLLAAARGESAPEDGYGGAYIAEIAQQVLALVPDALEQDDPQEVFRREGVQLMFTEIKQALHDFGVDFDVYFHENSLHESGAVERAVERLRGLGRIYDKDGATWLRTEDLGDDKDRVVIKADGQPAYISGDLAYYLDKRERGFDRVVIMLGADHHGYVGRMQAMCAAFGDLPGRNLEILIGQMVNLLRDGQPLRMSKRAGTVVTIDDLVDAIGVDAARYALARSSADSQLDIDLDLWSRKSSDNPVFYVQYAATRAASILRGAADLGIDGIDTADTSLLVHPLENELLKALADFPAVVASAAELREPHRVARYLEEQVAKAAQRWFDEKVACRALPQGDEDATPTHRARLLLWKATRTVLENGLGLLGVSAPERM; this is encoded by the coding sequence GTGACCCCGACACAGCTCTCCGAGGCCGTGCGGGCCGCCGTGGCCGACGCCGTCTCAGCCGGTGAGATCGCGGTCGAGGTGCCCGCGACGGTGACCGTCGACCGGCCGCGTGTCGCCGAGCTCGGCGACTACGCCACCAACGTCGCGCTGCAGCTCGCCAAGGCCGCCGGCCGCCCGCCGCGCGAGGTCGCCGAGCTGCTCGCCGCGCGACTGCGCGACACCCCTGGGCTCGCCGCCGTGGAGGTCGCCGGCCCGGGCTTCCTCAACGTCCGGCTCGCCGAGGCCGCCCTCGGTGGCGTGGCCGCGACGATCGCCGCCGCGGGGGCCGCCTACGGCCGCGGCGACGCGATGGCGGGGGAGACGGTCAACCTCGAGTTCGTCTCCGCCAACCCGACCGGCCCGATCCACATCGGCGGCGTGCGGTGGGCGGCCGTGGGTGACTCGCTGGCCCGGCTCATGGAAGCCACCGGCGCGAAGGTCACGCGGGAGTACTACTTCAACGACCACGGCGGCCAGATCGACCGCTTCGCTGCCTCCCTGCTGGCGGCAGCCCGCGGCGAGAGCGCGCCCGAGGACGGCTACGGCGGGGCCTACATCGCCGAGATCGCGCAGCAGGTCCTCGCACTGGTCCCTGACGCGCTCGAGCAGGACGACCCGCAGGAGGTCTTCCGGCGCGAGGGCGTCCAGCTGATGTTCACCGAGATCAAGCAGGCGCTGCACGACTTCGGCGTGGACTTCGACGTCTACTTCCACGAGAACTCCCTGCACGAGTCCGGCGCGGTCGAGCGGGCCGTCGAGCGGCTGCGCGGCCTCGGCCGGATCTACGACAAGGACGGCGCGACCTGGCTGCGCACCGAGGACCTCGGTGACGACAAGGACCGCGTCGTCATCAAGGCCGACGGCCAGCCTGCCTACATCTCCGGCGACCTCGCCTACTACCTCGACAAGCGCGAGCGCGGCTTCGACCGGGTCGTGATCATGCTCGGCGCCGACCACCACGGCTACGTCGGCCGGATGCAGGCGATGTGCGCGGCCTTCGGGGACCTGCCGGGTCGCAACCTCGAGATCCTCATCGGCCAGATGGTCAACCTGCTGCGCGACGGCCAGCCTCTGCGGATGAGCAAGCGGGCCGGCACCGTCGTCACGATCGACGACCTCGTCGACGCGATCGGCGTCGACGCCGCGCGCTACGCCCTGGCGCGGTCGAGTGCCGACAGCCAGCTCGACATCGACCTCGACCTGTGGTCGCGCAAGAGCTCCGACAACCCGGTGTTCTACGTGCAGTACGCCGCCACCCGTGCGGCGTCGATCCTGCGCGGTGCCGCCGACCTCGGCATCGACGGCATCGACACAGCAGACACCTCGCTGCTCGTCCACCCGCTCGAGAACGAGCTGCTCAAGGCGCTCGCCGACTTCCCGGCCGTCGTCGCGAGCGCGGCCGAGCTGCGCGAGCCGCACCGGGTCGCGCGCTACCTCGAGGAGCAGGTCGCGAAGGCCGCGCAGCGCTGGTTCGACGAGAAGGTCGCCTGCCGCGCGCTGCCCCAGGGCGACGAGGACGCGACCCCGACGCACCGCGCCCGGCTGCTGCTGTGGAAGGCCACCCGCACCGTCCTCGAGAACGGCCTCGGGCTGCTCGGTGTGAGCGCCCCGGAGCGGATGTGA
- the prfA gene encoding peptide chain release factor 1 codes for MAESIGNPTDNALAEHAELEAMLADPGVHADQARARELGRRYAELGPLVAAIQQEKQLQEDLDTARELGAEFADELPGIEAELATTSARIRELLIPKDPADAKDVILEVKGGEGGDEAALFAGDLVRMYMRYAERQGWKTELVSATEGEMGGYKDISLAVKSRDPANPVYGRLKFEGGVHRVQRVPATESQGRIHTSAAGVLVLPEAEEVDVTIDQSDLKIDVYRSSGPGGQSVNTTDSAVRITHVPTGVTVSMQNEKSQLQNREAGMRVLRARLLALALEEQAAKDSAVRGAQIRTIDRSEKIRTYNWPDNRIADHRSGYKANNLMQVLDGDLDPVIQSMVDATQAEQLKGDEG; via the coding sequence ATGGCCGAGTCGATCGGCAACCCCACGGACAACGCGCTCGCCGAGCACGCCGAGCTCGAGGCGATGCTCGCCGACCCGGGGGTCCACGCCGACCAGGCGCGCGCCCGCGAGCTCGGTCGTCGCTACGCCGAGCTCGGGCCGCTGGTGGCCGCGATCCAGCAGGAGAAGCAGCTGCAGGAGGACCTCGACACCGCGCGCGAGCTCGGCGCGGAGTTCGCGGACGAGCTGCCCGGCATCGAGGCCGAGCTGGCCACGACGAGCGCCCGGATCCGCGAGCTGCTCATCCCGAAGGACCCGGCCGACGCCAAGGACGTCATCCTCGAGGTGAAGGGCGGCGAGGGCGGCGACGAGGCCGCGCTGTTCGCCGGCGACCTGGTGCGGATGTACATGCGCTACGCCGAGCGGCAGGGCTGGAAGACCGAGCTGGTGTCGGCCACCGAGGGCGAGATGGGCGGCTACAAGGACATCTCCCTGGCCGTGAAGTCGCGCGACCCCGCCAACCCCGTCTACGGTCGGCTGAAGTTCGAAGGGGGTGTGCACCGCGTCCAGCGGGTGCCCGCCACGGAGTCGCAGGGCCGCATCCACACCAGCGCCGCCGGTGTCCTCGTGCTGCCCGAGGCCGAGGAGGTCGACGTGACGATCGACCAGAGCGACCTCAAGATCGACGTCTACCGCTCGAGCGGCCCCGGCGGCCAGAGCGTCAACACCACCGACTCCGCGGTGCGCATCACCCACGTGCCGACGGGCGTCACCGTGTCGATGCAGAACGAGAAGAGCCAGCTGCAGAACCGCGAGGCCGGCATGCGCGTCCTGCGTGCCCGGCTGCTCGCCCTCGCGCTCGAGGAGCAGGCGGCCAAGGACAGCGCGGTGCGCGGGGCGCAGATCCGCACCATCGACCGGTCGGAGAAGATCCGCACCTACAACTGGCCCGACAACCGCATCGCCGACCACCGCAGCGGATACAAGGCCAACAACCTCATGCAGGTGCTCGACGGCGACCTCGACCCGGTGATCCAGTCGATGGTCGACGCGACCCAGGCAGAGCAGCTGAAGGGAGACGAGGGGTGA
- the lysA gene encoding diaminopimelate decarboxylase: MTDLEPAVWPVTAERGADGALRLGGVDVRDLAAQFGTPVYVLDEADFRGRCSAWRDAFADADVYYAGKAFLCTAVARWIAEEGLSLDVCTGGELAVALAAGFPPERLLFHGNNKSVSELERAVAAGVARVVVDSFEEVARLAAVAERAGVRQRVYVRVTPGVEAHTHEYVQTGQEDQKFGFSLASGAAAEAVRRVLALPSLELVGLHCHIGSHIFDVRGFSLAAHRMVGLLAAVRDEHGVELPELDLGGGQGIAYTSADDPMDVKDYADGLRAIVEKECAAAGLAVPRLAVEPGRAISGPTTVTLYEVGTVKELPGLRTYVSVDGGMSDNIRTALYDAHYTAVLASRTSTADPRNVTLCGKHCESGDIVVHDVPLPADLVPSDLVAVPASGAYHRSMASNYNHVPRPPVVAVRDGEARVLVRRETEADLLALDVP; the protein is encoded by the coding sequence GTGACCGACCTCGAGCCGGCCGTGTGGCCGGTGACCGCGGAGCGCGGCGCCGACGGCGCGCTGCGGCTCGGCGGCGTCGACGTGCGCGACCTCGCCGCGCAGTTCGGCACCCCCGTCTACGTCCTCGACGAGGCCGACTTCCGCGGTCGCTGCTCGGCCTGGCGCGACGCCTTCGCCGACGCCGACGTCTACTACGCCGGCAAGGCCTTCCTGTGCACCGCGGTCGCCCGCTGGATCGCCGAGGAGGGCCTGTCGCTCGACGTCTGCACCGGCGGCGAGCTCGCGGTCGCGCTGGCCGCCGGCTTCCCGCCGGAGCGGCTGCTCTTCCACGGCAACAACAAGAGCGTCAGCGAGCTCGAGCGGGCCGTCGCCGCGGGGGTCGCGCGGGTCGTCGTCGACTCCTTCGAGGAGGTCGCCCGCCTCGCTGCCGTCGCCGAGCGCGCCGGGGTCCGCCAGCGGGTCTACGTCCGGGTCACGCCAGGCGTCGAAGCCCACACGCATGAGTACGTCCAGACCGGCCAGGAGGACCAGAAGTTCGGCTTCTCCCTCGCCTCCGGCGCCGCTGCGGAGGCGGTCCGTCGGGTCCTCGCCCTGCCAAGCCTCGAGCTGGTCGGGCTGCACTGCCACATCGGCTCGCACATCTTCGACGTCCGCGGCTTCTCCCTCGCCGCGCACCGCATGGTCGGGCTGCTCGCCGCGGTCCGCGACGAGCACGGCGTCGAGCTGCCCGAGCTCGACCTCGGCGGCGGCCAGGGCATCGCCTACACCTCCGCCGACGACCCGATGGACGTCAAGGACTACGCCGACGGCCTGCGCGCGATCGTCGAGAAGGAGTGCGCCGCAGCGGGCCTCGCGGTGCCGCGCCTCGCCGTCGAGCCGGGCCGCGCGATCAGCGGCCCGACGACCGTGACGCTCTACGAGGTCGGCACCGTCAAGGAGCTGCCCGGCCTGCGCACATACGTCTCGGTCGACGGCGGGATGAGCGACAACATCCGCACCGCGCTCTACGACGCGCACTACACCGCGGTGCTGGCGTCGCGGACCTCGACGGCCGACCCGCGCAACGTCACGCTGTGCGGCAAGCACTGCGAGAGCGGCGACATCGTCGTCCACGACGTGCCGCTGCCCGCCGACCTGGTGCCCTCCGACCTCGTCGCGGTGCCGGCGTCGGGGGCCTACCACCGCTCGATGGCCAGCAACTACAACCACGTCCCCCGGCCGCCCGTCGTCGCGGTGCGCGACGGCGAGGCCCGGGTGCTGGTCCGTCGCGAGACCGAGGCCGACCTGCTCGCCCTGGACGTCCCGTGA
- the rho gene encoding transcription termination factor Rho, with translation MLLPQLKALASELGITGANGLRKGPLIDAIQAHQTGQSAPQPAQTSRPTGTRASYDAAAPEAGASADDRATDSTDSRDGSDGSDGSDGSERDGEAAGSDRPERVDRGRERFLEREARRAERAATGGDGQDRQDRPQQDRQDRQDRPQQDRQDRQDRQDRPQQDRPQGQPSQGGQPGQGGQDEDEFGGRRGRFRERGRGRNRNRTGSDRYEPDTFVSDEDVLVPVGGILDILDNYGFIRTSGYLTGPNDIYVSLQQVRKYGLRRGDAVTGQVRQQREGERRDKYNALVRLDSVNGLDPEEALNRPDFTKLTPLYPQERLRLETDPSILTTRVIDLVMPVGKGQRALIVSPPKAGKTMVMQAIANAITTNNPECHLMVVLVDERPEEVTDMQRSVKGEVIASTFDRPPTDHITVAELSIERAKRLVELGHDVVVLLDSITRLGRAYNLGAPASGRILTGGVDSAALYPPKRFLGAARNIENGGSLTIFATALVETGSAMDTVIFEEFKGTGNAELKLDRRLADKRIFPAIDVDASGTRKEEILLAPEELRIVLQLRRVLHALDTSSSLELLLDKMKATRTNVEFLMQIQKTTVPADAEH, from the coding sequence CTGCTCCTCCCGCAGCTCAAGGCGCTCGCCAGCGAGCTCGGCATCACCGGCGCGAACGGCCTGCGCAAGGGCCCGCTCATCGACGCCATCCAGGCGCACCAGACCGGCCAGTCGGCCCCCCAGCCCGCGCAGACCTCCCGGCCCACGGGCACCCGGGCGTCGTACGACGCTGCCGCTCCCGAGGCCGGCGCGTCCGCCGACGACCGCGCGACCGACAGCACCGACAGCCGCGACGGCTCCGACGGCTCCGACGGCTCCGACGGCTCTGAGCGGGACGGCGAGGCGGCGGGCAGCGACCGGCCCGAGCGCGTCGACCGTGGACGGGAGCGCTTCCTCGAGCGCGAGGCGCGCCGGGCCGAGCGGGCCGCCACGGGCGGCGACGGCCAGGACCGCCAGGACCGGCCGCAGCAGGACCGCCAGGACCGTCAGGACCGGCCGCAGCAGGACCGCCAGGACCGGCAAGACCGGCAGGACCGGCCCCAGCAGGACCGGCCCCAGGGCCAGCCGAGTCAGGGCGGCCAGCCAGGTCAGGGCGGTCAGGACGAGGACGAGTTCGGCGGTCGGCGTGGGCGCTTCCGCGAGCGCGGCCGCGGGCGCAACCGCAACCGCACCGGCTCCGACCGCTACGAGCCCGACACCTTCGTCAGCGACGAGGACGTGCTCGTGCCCGTCGGCGGCATCCTCGACATCCTCGACAACTACGGCTTCATCCGCACCAGCGGCTACCTCACCGGACCCAACGACATCTACGTCTCGCTGCAGCAGGTCCGCAAGTACGGCCTGCGGCGCGGCGACGCGGTCACCGGTCAGGTCCGCCAGCAGCGCGAGGGCGAGCGGCGCGACAAGTACAACGCGCTGGTCCGCCTCGACTCGGTCAACGGCCTCGACCCCGAGGAGGCGCTGAACCGCCCCGACTTCACCAAGCTCACGCCGCTCTACCCGCAGGAGCGGCTGCGCCTGGAGACCGACCCGTCGATCCTCACCACCCGCGTCATCGACCTGGTGATGCCGGTCGGCAAGGGCCAGCGCGCCCTGATCGTCAGCCCGCCGAAGGCCGGCAAGACGATGGTGATGCAGGCGATCGCCAACGCCATCACCACCAACAACCCCGAGTGCCACCTCATGGTCGTCCTGGTCGACGAGCGGCCCGAGGAGGTCACCGACATGCAGCGGTCGGTGAAGGGCGAGGTCATCGCCTCGACCTTCGACCGCCCGCCGACGGACCACATCACGGTCGCGGAGCTGTCGATCGAGCGCGCCAAGCGCCTGGTCGAGCTCGGCCACGACGTGGTCGTCTTGCTCGACTCGATCACCCGTCTCGGCCGCGCCTACAACCTCGGCGCGCCCGCATCCGGCCGCATCCTCACCGGTGGCGTCGACTCCGCGGCGCTCTACCCGCCGAAGCGCTTCCTCGGCGCGGCCCGCAACATCGAGAACGGCGGCTCGCTCACCATCTTCGCCACCGCACTGGTCGAGACCGGCTCGGCGATGGACACGGTGATCTTCGAGGAGTTCAAGGGCACCGGCAACGCCGAGCTCAAGCTCGACCGGCGCCTCGCGGACAAGCGGATCTTCCCGGCCATCGACGTGGACGCCTCCGGCACCCGCAAGGAGGAGATCCTGCTCGCGCCCGAGGAGCTGCGCATCGTCTTGCAGCTGCGCCGGGTCCTGCACGCGCTCGACACGTCGTCCTCGCTCGAGCTGCTGCTCGACAAGATGAAGGCGACCCGCACCAACGTCGAGTTCCTCATGCAGATCCAGAAGACGACCGTCCCCGCTGACGCCGAGCACTAG
- a CDS encoding homoserine dehydrogenase, with the protein MTAPLRVALLGCGTVGSEVVRLLHSSAADLEARVGAPLELAGIAVRRLQKRRDLPVPDELFTTDAEGLVARDDVDLVVEVIGGIEPARTLLLSALKAGKGVVTANKALLAEDGATLYAAARESGADLYYEASVAGAIPLLRPLRESLAGDHLSRVMGIVNGTTNSILTRMDETGAGFAEALDEATALGYAEADPTADVEGFDAAAKAAILAGLAFHTRVTAADVHREGISDVTSADIASAKDMGCVVKLLAIAERTADGVGVRVHPAMIPRSHPLGSVREAYNAVFVEGASAGQLMFYGRGAGGSPTASAILGDLVAVARNALSGSRGTQESAYADLRVLPMGDVVTRYHISLDVADKPGVLAAVASAFASRGVSIRTVRQEGPRHEDGGDALLVVVTHTATDAALQATVDELRSLDVVRAVASVMRVEGQP; encoded by the coding sequence GTGACCGCCCCGCTGCGGGTCGCGCTGCTGGGCTGCGGCACCGTTGGCTCGGAGGTCGTGCGACTGCTCCACTCCTCCGCGGCCGACCTCGAGGCCCGCGTCGGCGCGCCGCTCGAGCTCGCCGGCATCGCCGTGCGGCGGCTGCAGAAGCGCCGCGACCTGCCCGTCCCCGACGAGCTGTTCACGACCGACGCGGAGGGTCTCGTCGCGCGCGACGACGTCGACCTCGTGGTCGAGGTCATCGGCGGCATCGAGCCGGCGCGCACCCTGCTGCTGTCGGCGCTCAAGGCCGGCAAGGGCGTCGTGACCGCCAACAAGGCGCTGCTCGCCGAGGACGGCGCGACGCTCTACGCCGCCGCGCGCGAGTCGGGTGCCGACCTCTACTACGAGGCCTCCGTCGCGGGCGCCATCCCTCTGCTGCGGCCGCTGCGCGAGTCGCTCGCCGGTGACCACCTCAGCCGGGTGATGGGCATCGTCAACGGCACCACCAACTCCATCCTGACGCGCATGGACGAGACCGGCGCGGGCTTCGCCGAGGCCCTCGACGAGGCGACCGCGCTGGGCTACGCCGAGGCCGACCCGACCGCCGACGTCGAGGGCTTCGACGCCGCGGCCAAGGCGGCGATCCTCGCCGGGCTCGCCTTCCACACGCGCGTCACCGCGGCCGACGTGCACCGCGAGGGCATCTCCGACGTCACCTCCGCCGACATCGCCAGCGCCAAGGACATGGGCTGCGTCGTCAAGCTGCTCGCGATCGCCGAGCGCACCGCCGACGGCGTCGGCGTGCGGGTGCACCCCGCGATGATCCCGCGCAGCCACCCGCTCGGGTCGGTGCGCGAGGCCTACAACGCCGTGTTCGTCGAGGGCGCGTCGGCCGGGCAGCTGATGTTCTACGGCCGCGGCGCGGGCGGGTCGCCGACCGCGAGCGCGATCCTCGGCGACCTCGTCGCCGTCGCCCGCAACGCGCTGTCGGGCTCGCGCGGCACCCAGGAGTCCGCCTACGCCGACCTGCGCGTCCTGCCCATGGGCGACGTCGTCACGAGGTACCACATCAGCCTCGACGTGGCCGACAAGCCCGGTGTCCTCGCCGCCGTCGCGAGCGCGTTCGCGAGCCGCGGCGTGTCGATCCGCACGGTCCGCCAGGAGGGCCCGCGGCACGAGGACGGCGGCGACGCGCTGCTCGTCGTCGTCACCCACACCGCGACCGACGCGGCGCTGCAGGCGACGGTCGACGAGCTCCGCTCGCTCGACGTGGTGCGGGCGGTCGCGTCCGTGATGAGGGTGGAGGGGCAGCCATGA
- a CDS encoding DUF3105 domain-containing protein: MSKRNNPGDAVRRAQAAQIKKPFPWGVVAGGTVLAVFLGGILFYAATNVGSEAPTPLKDADGKFDGLVVADVTAAGTHRDGVLEYPQSPPVNGAHNGLWQNCAVYTTEIPKEHAVHSLEHGAVWVTYDPTKVTGDALKELTDKVEGDPYRILSPFPGLKSAVSLQAWGRQLFVDSVDDGDVDDFLDTYTTGPQTPEKGAACSGGVSQTGSVPVGGSAPAPTTPTVPSAVPSAAPSSAAPAPSAS; the protein is encoded by the coding sequence ATGTCCAAGCGCAACAACCCCGGTGACGCCGTGCGTCGCGCCCAGGCCGCCCAGATCAAGAAGCCGTTCCCGTGGGGCGTCGTCGCCGGCGGCACCGTGCTCGCCGTCTTCCTCGGCGGGATCCTCTTCTACGCCGCGACCAACGTCGGCAGCGAGGCCCCCACCCCGCTCAAGGACGCCGACGGGAAGTTCGACGGGCTCGTCGTCGCCGACGTCACCGCCGCCGGCACGCACCGCGACGGGGTGCTCGAGTACCCCCAGAGCCCGCCGGTCAACGGCGCCCACAACGGCCTGTGGCAGAACTGCGCCGTCTACACGACCGAGATCCCGAAGGAGCACGCGGTCCACTCCCTCGAGCACGGCGCGGTCTGGGTCACCTACGACCCGACCAAGGTCACCGGCGACGCTCTCAAGGAGCTCACCGACAAGGTCGAGGGCGACCCCTACCGCATCCTGTCGCCGTTCCCCGGCCTGAAGAGCGCGGTCAGCCTGCAGGCCTGGGGCCGGCAGTTGTTCGTCGACAGCGTCGACGACGGCGACGTCGACGACTTCCTCGACACCTACACGACCGGCCCGCAGACGCCGGAGAAGGGCGCGGCCTGCTCCGGCGGCGTCAGCCAGACCGGCAGCGTCCCGGTCGGCGGCAGCGCACCCGCGCCGACCACGCCCACGGTCCCCAGCGCGGTCCCGTCGGCCGCCCCCTCGTCGGCCGCCCCCGCCCCGAGCGCCAGCTAG
- the thrB gene encoding homoserine kinase, translating to MRVPATSANLGPAFDCAGLALSLYDDVVVRIADSGLSVDVAGEGAEDLPRDKRHLVVKALRIAFERLGGQPRGLEVVCANRIPQSRGLGSSSAAIVAALLAARALVLGGEDLLDDDAVLALATEVEGHPDNVAACLRGGLTLAWGSEPRVLRLAPLPALTPVAFVPTTRASTKKVRGLLPESVTLADAAANSARTALLTHAMTADPSLLHAATEDLLHQSYRASAMPRSYGLVQRLRADGVAATISGAGPTVLALVEQGDAEAVAARVPKGWEAHRLAVDLAGAQVLPL from the coding sequence GTGCGGGTCCCCGCGACCAGCGCCAACCTCGGGCCGGCCTTCGACTGCGCCGGTCTCGCGCTGTCGCTCTACGACGACGTCGTCGTGCGCATCGCCGACAGCGGGCTGTCGGTCGACGTCGCAGGGGAGGGCGCCGAGGACCTGCCGCGCGACAAGCGCCACCTCGTCGTCAAGGCGCTGCGGATCGCCTTCGAGCGGCTCGGCGGGCAGCCGCGCGGGCTCGAGGTCGTCTGCGCCAACCGCATCCCGCAGTCGCGCGGGCTCGGCTCGTCGTCGGCCGCGATCGTCGCCGCGCTGCTCGCGGCGAGGGCGCTCGTGCTCGGCGGCGAGGACCTGCTCGACGACGACGCGGTGCTCGCGCTCGCCACCGAGGTCGAAGGCCACCCCGACAACGTCGCGGCCTGCCTGCGCGGCGGGCTGACGCTGGCGTGGGGGAGCGAGCCCCGGGTGCTCCGGCTCGCGCCGCTGCCCGCTCTCACGCCGGTGGCCTTCGTCCCGACCACCCGCGCGTCGACCAAGAAGGTGCGCGGGCTGCTCCCCGAGAGCGTGACCCTCGCCGACGCGGCCGCCAACTCCGCCCGCACGGCGCTGCTCACCCACGCGATGACCGCCGACCCGTCGCTGCTGCACGCGGCGACCGAGGACCTGCTCCACCAGTCCTACCGCGCGAGCGCGATGCCGCGGTCCTATGGCCTGGTCCAGCGGCTGCGTGCCGACGGTGTCGCCGCGACCATCAGCGGGGCCGGCCCGACCGTGCTGGCCCTTGTCGAGCAGGGCGACGCCGAGGCCGTCGCGGCCCGCGTCCCCAAGGGCTGGGAGGCGCACCGCCTCGCCGTTGACCTCGCCGGGGCGCAGGTCCTTCCGCTGTAA
- a CDS encoding response regulator, with product MSSSLGRVLVVDDDDVIRQLITVNLELEGFEVTTAVDGQDCLDKVKDVAPDVITLDIMMPRMDGWEAASRLRADPETAGVKVVLLSARAQEADLQRGDRIGVDAYLTKPFDPDELIATVRRLAGLPEA from the coding sequence ATGTCGAGCAGCCTGGGCCGCGTCCTCGTCGTCGACGACGACGACGTCATCCGTCAGCTCATCACGGTCAACCTGGAGCTCGAGGGCTTCGAGGTCACGACCGCCGTCGACGGCCAGGACTGCCTCGACAAGGTCAAGGACGTCGCCCCCGACGTCATCACGCTCGACATCATGATGCCGCGCATGGACGGCTGGGAGGCCGCGTCGCGGCTGCGCGCCGATCCCGAGACCGCCGGCGTCAAGGTGGTGCTGCTGTCGGCCCGCGCGCAGGAGGCCGACCTCCAGCGCGGTGACCGGATCGGCGTCGACGCCTACCTCACCAAGCCGTTCGACCCCGACGAGCTGATCGCCACCGTCCGGCGCCTCGCCGGACTCCCCGAGGCCTGA
- the thrC gene encoding threonine synthase, whose amino-acid sequence MTAPVLARAGWRGLIEEYRDRLPVTATTPVVTLQEGATPLVHAEHLSSLVGATVHLKVEGANPTGSFKDRGMTMAISKAVEAGSKAVICASTGNTSASAAAYAAKGGLTCAVLVPEGKIALGKLAQALVHGAQLLQVQGNFDDCLDLCRDLSEHYAVTLVNSVNPDRIEGQKTAAFEVCDVLGRAPDVHCLPVGNAGNITAYWKGYVEYAADGVVTSRPRMLGFQAAGAAPIVSGQRVAAPQTIATAIRIGNPASWQQAIDAREESGGDIQAVTDRQILSAYQLLAKREGVFVEPASAASVAGLLQAHAQGLIAAGSSVVCTVTGNGLKDPDWAIAGAPKPVTVAADAAAAAAALGL is encoded by the coding sequence ATGACGGCACCGGTGCTGGCGCGAGCCGGCTGGCGCGGCCTGATCGAGGAGTACCGCGACCGGCTGCCGGTCACGGCGACGACCCCGGTCGTCACCCTGCAGGAGGGCGCGACCCCGCTCGTCCACGCCGAGCACCTCTCCTCGCTCGTCGGCGCCACGGTCCACCTCAAGGTCGAGGGCGCCAACCCGACCGGGTCCTTCAAGGACCGCGGCATGACGATGGCCATCTCCAAGGCCGTCGAGGCGGGCTCGAAGGCCGTCATCTGCGCCTCGACGGGCAACACCTCCGCCTCCGCCGCGGCCTACGCCGCCAAGGGCGGCCTCACCTGCGCCGTGCTCGTGCCCGAGGGCAAGATCGCGCTCGGCAAGCTGGCCCAGGCGCTCGTCCACGGTGCGCAGCTGCTGCAGGTCCAGGGCAACTTCGACGACTGCCTCGACCTGTGCCGCGACCTGTCGGAGCACTACGCCGTGACCCTGGTCAACAGCGTCAACCCCGACCGCATCGAGGGCCAGAAGACCGCGGCGTTCGAGGTCTGCGACGTCCTCGGCCGGGCCCCCGACGTGCACTGCCTGCCGGTCGGCAACGCCGGCAACATCACGGCCTACTGGAAGGGCTACGTCGAGTACGCCGCCGACGGCGTCGTCACGAGCCGCCCGCGGATGCTCGGCTTCCAGGCCGCGGGCGCCGCCCCGATCGTGTCCGGCCAGCGGGTCGCCGCGCCGCAGACCATCGCGACCGCGATCCGCATCGGCAACCCCGCCTCGTGGCAGCAGGCGATCGACGCCCGCGAGGAGTCCGGGGGCGACATCCAGGCCGTCACCGACCGGCAGATCCTCTCGGCGTACCAGCTGCTCGCCAAGCGCGAGGGCGTCTTCGTGGAGCCGGCCTCGGCGGCGTCGGTCGCCGGGCTGCTGCAGGCCCACGCCCAGGGCCTCATCGCCGCCGGCTCGAGCGTCGTGTGCACCGTCACCGGCAACGGCCTCAAGGACCCGGACTGGGCGATCGCCGGCGCGCCCAAGCCGGTCACCGTCGCGGCGGACGCGGCCGCCGCGGCCGCTGCGCTGGGCCTGTAG